CATAGCAATATAGCACTGTTAAACTTTAGAATTGAGGCCACTTCAGCCTGTCGTGCTCCTGAGAGAGTCTTCGGTCTTCCGGCCAGATAAGCGAAGGATCTAAGGTGACTGGCATCATTGCGGATCATCATTTAAATTATATATCCAGTCCAATGTAGATCTAAGAGCCAAGAATCGCGAATCAGGAGACAGGGAGATAGAGGGGCTGTCTGGCGCTTATCACTTTAAACATTCACACTTTTAATTTTAAACTTATATTTTCCAGCGCTTGTGACTCCAAAGGTATAGATCCGGCTGGTTTCTGATGTTTTCTTCCAGCCTTCGGCAAAATTCATCGGTGATGCTGTGTGCAGCATGCTCCGTGTAGGGAGGCTCCGCCAGCTTTTCAAACTCAAAACGATAATGTCCGCGCTTCACCTTGGTGATGGTGCCAAAGAAAACCGGTAGCTTCATCTTCTTTGCCAATACTTCCCCACCTTCGAAAAACAAAGCAGGACGGTTCATGAACTCACGGGTGTACCTGCTGTCCGAAACCGGAGGTCGCTGATCAGCTGCCAAATGTACAATTCTAGGTTGGCTGCGCATAGTAATCATACTTCTTCGAAAAGCCTTCTTCTCCGTCATGATTCCGCCAAAATGTGTCCGGATTTTTAACATCAACTGGTCAAAGAAGTCATTGTTCAGCTTGAGGTACACCGTCTCCGCATCCACTTCTGTGTGAAGTGCCACTCCGAGTATGGCCATTTCCCAATTAAAGATATGCCCTGCCATCATCAGGGAACTTGTACCGGCTTTCACCGGAGCATCTACGATTTCCTGGTTTACTACCTGAAACCTTCGCCGCAGTTCTTCTTCCGAAATGGTCAGCATTTTGATGGTTTCGGCAAAGAATGCATCGGTGAAATTCCGGTAGAATTTGTTTCGGATTTTTTTTCGCTCTTCCGCAGATTTCTCCGGAAAAGCAAATTTCAGATTCTCATCAATGACCTTTTTGCGATAGCTGATCACATACCTGGCGATCAGATATAGCAGATCCGAAAATAGATATAATACAGGCAGAGGAAGCCTGGAAAGCATTCTGAAGAAAAACATACGCCTATGTCAGGGTGGAATCTAAGGCCGGGAACAGCCAAACCATGGAACAAAATAAACGAAATCGAACGAATTCTTTCCGATTCCTAGTTATAAATTGACCCAATTGTTACTTTTGAAACTTATGTCGGAAGTTCAGCGCAGAAAATATTCTCAGGAAGAGAAAAATGCCATCTTCGATGGAGAGTTTATGCCTCACATAGACTCCATGTACAATTTTGGCTACAGGCTCACCTTTGATGAGGATGATGCCAAAGACCTTGTGCAGGATACTTACCTGAAGGCCTATCGTTTTATCAACTCATTTGAGCAGGGTACCAATGCCAAAGCTTGGCTTTTCAGGATTCTGAAAAACAGCTTTATCAATGAGTACCGCAAGAAATCCAAGCAGCCCGCAAAGGTGGATTATCAGGAAGTTGAAACTTATTACAACTCGGATGATGTTCACTACCAAAGCACTAGCGATCTGCGGGCCGAGTCCGTAAAGGATATGCTAGGAGATGAGATCTCAAATGCGCTCAATAGCCTTGCGGTGGATTTTAGGACAGTGATTATCCTTTGCGACCTGGAAGGTTTTACTTATGAAGAAATGGCGAAGATTCTGGATATCCCTATTGGGACAGTAAGATCCAGACTGCACCGAGCGAGGAATCTTTTGAAAGAAAAACTTCAAGGATATGCCCAGAATATGGGCTATAACACGGACGAAGAGGAATAATTAAAAATATTACCCATGGAAATGAATGACAACCCATCCGGAGAGCGAAAGATGCAGTGCAGCGACGAAAACAGATGTTTTGAGTTGCTGGAAAGCATTTTAGACGGAGAACTGCAGGATTCCGGCAAGGAAGTCCTCAAGGAAAAGTTAGCCAAGTGTCAGCCATGCTTTGAGCATTATCACCTGGAGCAGGCTATCCGGGATGTATTGAAAACAAAGTGTACCAAACACGCCGTTCCTACTGAACTGGCTGATAAAATCCGCCAGCAGATCCAGGAGATAAAGTAAAGCATGACACAAGGTAAAGCCATTATTTTTTCAGCCCCTTCTGGATCAGGGAAGACTTCACTGGTGAAGCATCTGATCCAAAATATCCCAAATCTGGGATTTTCCATATCTGCATGCACCCGTGATAAGCGGGGCAGGCACGAAGTCCACGGCAAGGATTACTACTTTTTGACCCAGGAACAATTCAAAAAACACATTGACAACGATGACTTCATCGAATGGGAAGAAGTCTATGCGGGCAACTTCTACGGCACACTGAAAGAGGAGATCCAAAGAATCTGGGATTCCGGCAAAGCAGTGATCTTTGATGTAGACGTGAAAGGCGGGCTAGCGCTGAAAAAGTATTTTGGTGAGCAAGCGCTGGCCATATTTGTGAAAGTACCGAGCTTAGAAGTACTCAAGACCCGACTGAACGACCGGGGCACAGAGACGGAGGAATCCCTCTCCCGTAGAATATTTAAAGCAGAGTTTGAGGCCAAGTTTGAGCCACAGTTTGATGTGACAGTGGTGAATGATGAGTTTGCGAAGTCCAGTGCCGAGGCAGAATACCTGGTCCGGGAATTTATAGCACGATAGGATTGTGAAAGTAGGCTTATACTTCGGTTCCTTCAATCCCATCCATATCGGCCATCTGATCATCGCCGATACCCTGCACGACCGAACCGATCTCGATGAGGTGTGGTTTGTGGTCAGTCCGCAAAATCCGCTGAAAAAACGTCAGTCTTTAATCCACGAGTTTGACCGTTTGCGTATGGTGGAGCTGGCGATTGAGGACAATTTTCATTTCCGGGCCTGTGATGTGGAGTTTGCCATGCCTAAGCCCAGCTACACCATCGATACCCTCGCCTATCTGACTGACCAATACCCACAGCACCAATTCTGCTTATTTTTAGGTTCTGACAATCTCAGCCAGCTAAAGCGCTGGAAGAATTATCAAACTATCTTGGATGACTATGAGATTTTCGTCTATCCGCGTCCGGGTGAGGCCAAGACTTTTGAGCATCCGAATATCAAACTGATCGACGCTCCACTTCTGGATATCTCAGCGACCTTTATTCGCAAGTCTATCTTGGCTGGCAAATCTGTCAAATACCTACTTCCTGAAGGGGTATCGGATTATATTCGGGACAAGAAGTTGTATTTGTAAGTCGGTAATCATTTGAATTCAAGCTATTTGTATTTTACATCTACTTTTACGTTGTGTAAACTATTTTTAAGTTATTTTCAAACTAATCCTTGCGATTAAAAAAAAAATAATAAACTTATACCGAAGTCTTAAGTGAGACCTGATTCCGGCCGGGATTTTTTAAACAATCATTAACTATTTTCTATTATGAAAAAATTATTATTTGGAATGGTCTTTATGGGGGATATGATGTTCAGCAGTTTAGGTGTTGTGGCACAAGTAGAAGAAGAACCATGTCCACCTGGCAGTCCTACTAATTCTTATGGAGGGGTTTGTTGTGCCTCATCCAGATCATGTCCACATCCTTATGCTGGACTAATTGCAGCGTCTTCATGGACCAGCTGTGTATCGACTTGCTCTTAATTTTTAAAAGTAGGAGACTACCTCTCCTACTTTTTCTCCTTTAAAAACCTATATGAATTTCTTTAAGTCACTACTTTCCTTATTCCTACTCTCTTCATCTTTTGCATGCTCTTCTAATGAAGACTTTAGAACAGATGTTTATTTTACTGAAGAAGATCTTCCCAACCCTATACAACTTCAAGGTAAAAAATATAATATCCCTGAAATTATTAACCCGCGCGGTTTAATGCTAAAAGATCAGTATGCAGTTGTATTTGAAAGAAAAAGTATTGAGAGCAATAAAATTCATGTGATAGACTTAAAAACTGGGAAATATCTCAGATCCAAAGGCAAAGATGGAATGGGGCCTGGTGAAGTAACTGTCATTACCCAAATAGAAGATGTCGGAGAAGAAGGCATGGTTTGGACTTATGATCCAGAAATGAGGATTTTTTCCAAATTTGATCTTTCTGACTCTTCTTTATTGGCCGTAGATCAAATAAAGTCCCCTGAAACAAGTTACTTTCTAACAAGCACAACATGGACAGGAACCAAAAGTATTTTAGGGAATTCTGTAGACGGTTGGACTAAATACCTTCATTTGAATATTGATGGTGATACTTTGGCTCTCTTTGGCAGTTGGCAAGATATGATTGCAAATAGAGAATTACCTAGAGGGATAAAGCCAGATGAGTTGGATGCTAATTTTGTAAGTAGTTTATTTCAAGGGGTACTAAAGACATCAAAAGATGGAAAGAAAGCGGTTATGGCAGGGATAAGCATTGATTATATTGATGTTGTTGATTTAAATGACAATTCTATTTTAACTATATATGGGCCAAGCCAAGAAATTCAGGATTTTAGAATAGGGCATTGGGATGGATTTCAAGTACCTGATCTTGCAAGCAATTCAACAGAACGATATTTAGATGTTTACCCTGGGGAAAAATCTTTTTTTGCTCTCTTTTTCGGCAAGCCTTATCGTGAGTTAGGAAGTCCGGAAAGCCTCAACCGGGTTTTTGAATTTGATTATAATGGAAATATTTTAAACCAATATCAGCTAGACTATCCAGTATATGGCATAGCAGTGGATGAGGAGAATAAGGCAATCTATAGCGTAACTGTAGACCGTGAGCCGAATCTGGTCCGGTTTGATTATTAACTTCTTTTCTAAGCTTCATTAGAGGACAGGATTTTTGCCAAGACGAAAATTATTTCCTGAGCTGAGGGATTACATCCGGGATAAGAAGTTGTATTTGTAAAAATTCAAAATCCTTATAATCAATAAAATGAATTTGGGATTATGATTTCTGCTTTGCAAATAATATTCTAGTTATTTTAAATTTAAATTTTATCAAATGAAATGTAAATCTTATCTTTTTTTAGTATCAATCTTAATCTTTTTTCAAGGGTGTAATGTAATTGAACACAGTGATGGTTTTGATAATATTAAGAACAGTAAAGTCGAAAAAGTAAGAACTTGGTTTAATGAAAGCAGGGTCTTTTCAAAGCCAAACTCTCGAATTAATGAAATGATAGTTATGAATCCCAATTGGAAGGAATTCAAAATTCATAAATTAGAAGATGGTAGAGAAGTAGTTGAAGTTTTAAATACAAAGAATAAAGATATCTTTAGATCAGTAGGAAGCAAGGAAGATAAATTTAAAATGATTCAAAATTCAATTTTATTCTTTCCTGTTGCCAATGACGACTACGAAATTTACTCATTGTTAACAATTCAAAATCAAAATTCAAGTTCAAAAGAAACTTTGGATGAATTAAATTATCTTCAAACATCTGAAGATTTTAATGGTGAGAGAATATTTTTCGATTCAGATAATAAATTTCTCGGAGGATGGGCTTATAAAGATGGTAAGGTATCTCGAACTATAAGACAATCGTCCGATAGAAATTCTTCGAATAAAAGAGTAGATGGGACAATTTATTTTACTTGTGAGTATGAGACAATTACTTGGTGGCAAGAACAAGCAGGACCAGATTTGTATTTAGGTACTGATTATACAATTTCTTGTGAATTTACATATGTTGAGGATGAAAATTATCCGACTGGTCCTCCAATTGGAGGAGGAGGTAGTCTTCCAGGTGATGGAGGGCCGAATCCACCTGAAGAAGAAGAGCATTGCTATGAATTGCATCCGACAATACCTAATCTATGGGTTCTTTGTGGATATTTAATTGCTGAGAACTGTTTTGAAGGTATGCCCTGTTTTGATTGGGGAGTTAAATTTGGAAATTGTACTGAGATGGGGAATATTCATGGAGGTGCTGTAACTTTTGAACAATTTGAGGATTATTATAATGGTGTTGATTATGAAGACATTGTTACAGATAACCCTGATTTGAGTATCTCGGGTTTTGGTTCCCAGCCAGGAGGTCCATTAACATCATACAGGTATGTAATAGATCCTTTAAATCCAAATCTTATTATTGATATGCGACATATGTTGGTAATTGGAAGATATGGCAGAGCAGTAGGTGAAAGTGTTGAAATATTACAATGGTTGTCTTCCGAAGAAAGTGCTTTTGATTCACAGGATTTTTTCTCTAATGAATTAGGTTATTCTTTCTTCAAGCAGTTTGGAGGGGCAATCCATTCTACTCCTGAGTATACCACTGATTTTTTAAGGCAATTCATATATGATGCTTCAAAAAGGAATGATATTACTACTCCAGAACAATGTGATTGGTATTGATAAATTAAAAATATATGAAATTTTGGAAAAAAGTTAGTATTATATTTGGAAGTTTTTTGATTCTTGTTTGTTTCTTTTTGTCGAAAGACATATTTACTAAAGTGAAAAACAAATCAAATTTTAAACTGGTTGAAAATGGTATGTCCAAACAGCAAGTTTTAAATGTAATGGGTGAGCCAGATTTTAAATATTTAAATTTGAAAAGTGATTCTGTGTATTATTACGATGCGCCACCTTTATCGTCTGAAGGGTTTGAAGTAAGTTTCAATACCCATGATCAAGCATCTAAAATAAAATAATAAAATTTATTGTATCTTGAAATTAAGCCCAAGTATTGAAATCTTGGGCTTAATTATTTATGTTTTATGTATAGAGGTGTCCGCTTAATTTCATATATTTATGCTTTCAAACAAGCAGATAATGGATATTTTCAAAGGGCAAGAGCTTATAGAGTTCAGTAAAAGGTTCCAAAGCGAACTAGACTGTAAAAAGTACTTGGCAGAAATCAAGTGGAAAGCCGGGTTTACGTGCCGGAAGTGTGGCCACCATGGCAGTCAAATCCGGAAAGATTATGCTCGTACCTGCAACAAATGTAGCGATACTGAAAGTGCCGGTGCAGGCACCCTTTTCCATAAAGTCAAATTTGGTCTTGTAAAGGCATTTTATATCTGCTTTGAGATGAGCACAAGTACCAAAAGTCTCTCTGCGATGTATATGGCCAAGCGGTATGGCATTAACCGTAAAACAGCCATGAGTTTCATGCATAAAGTACGTGAGGCCATGAAATCGAGCGGAAATCATCCCATGAAAGGGGAAGTTCATGTTGACGAATTCGTCGTAGGAGGCCAAGAGGCCGGGCATACTGGAAGGAGCTATGGAGGAAAGAAAGAGAAGGTGGTATGTGCTGTAGAACTTACTGATGCAGGAAAAGCAAACGGTTGTATGCATTACAGATCAAGGATTTCTCGGCCAAATCACTACGTCCCATCTTTGAGAGCTACATCGACAAGTAAGCCCAAGTTCAAACAGACGAGTGGAAAGGGTATCGTCCTATCAAAAAAGACTTTACCATCAAACAGACCCCCAGTGAATTGGGCTTAAATTTCAAAGCAATTCACACCATGATCCATCAGATAAAATCATGGTTAAGGACGACGTTTTCCTGGGTAAGCAAAAGACACATTAACCGCTACCTAAGTGAGTTTTCCTACCGGATTAATCGCACAGAATAAAGCTACCATCTTCCACAATTTGATCACCAGAATGGTCAGTAAGGAGAAAATCTACATTGCTGACTTGATATGATATTAACTGGTCACCTCTATAAATCTATATTATTCCGCCAGTCAAATTTAGTAGATGAAATTACATTCGACCCAAAAGCATTTCCTGTCGGAGTTATTGGAGATAAATTTGTTTTTAAGGCAACACCCGACAGGATTTTAGCAGGTATAGAAAGTTATAAAGGTAATTCACCTCAGTTTGATAGATTAAGAAATCTTGGTAATAAGTTGGAAAAAGAGGGAAACCCAGTGCTTTTTTTGGTCGAATTTGATTTTTAAAGCGGGATAATTTTTTACTGTCAGCATATAGAGCATCATGATGGTGGTCTCATGAATTTGATTTGTACTACTTCAATTATGGATTTACTGAGGTAGTAGGCGGAATAGAGTACAGGATTTTTGCATGCTATCCCCTTTTTTGCTTTCTTGAATCCTGACCCAAAAGCCAGACTTTTCAACTTCAAACCTGACCTTAATGCAAAAACATACCTATGGAAGTGGGGTGATCGGTAACTGTGCCTACATCGCCCATGTGGAACTGGACACCAATATCAGCTGGCTTTGCCTGCCCAGATTCGATTCTGATTTTATTTTTGGGGGAATGCTCGACCGGGAAAAAGGTGGAGAATTCACCATTCATCCAGAATCAGGTGATTTGAATACTTCTCAGGAATACCTGGAAAATACCAATGTATTGAAAACCACCGTAACATCAGGTGAGGATAAGTATGCTGTCACGGATTTTGCCCCGAGATTTAAAAATTTTGATCGCTACTACAAGCCCCTGATGCTGATCCGTAAGATCGAAGCTCTGGAGGGATCTCCCAAAATTCTGATCAAATGCCAACCTTCAGCAGAGCACGGAGCCAGGCTGCTGAAGTCAAGCATGGGGAGTAACCATATCCGGTTTATGGATACCGATCAGGAGCTTCGACTCTCTACCAATGCTCCCCTAAGCTATATTATGGATGGGAAAGCCTTTGCGCTCAATAAGCCCATATACCTGGTACTGACCTATGGGAGGCCCTTGGAAGCGCCTATAGAGACTACCTGTGAGCGTTTCCTTCAAGCTACCACCACCTATTGGCAGGAATGGGTGAAATCCACTAGCATTTCAAATTTTCACCAAAAGCTGGTCCTTCGCTCTGCCTTGATCCTGAAGATTCACCAGTATGAGGATACAGGAGCGATCATAGCCGCTTCGACCACTAGTCTACCTGAATCTCCTAATAGCACCCGAAACTGGGATTATAGGTACTGCTGGATCAGGGACAGTTATTACACTTTGACCTGTTTTAATAGTTTGGGGCACTTCGAGGAGCTGGAGAAATACTTTGAATTCATCCATAATCTCCGACCTGGAGAGGATGGACGCTACCAGCCCTTGTACTCCATCACAGGTGACTCCCTGCTCACTGAGGAAATCTCCGATCTGGACGGGTATCTGGGAAATAAACCCGTTCGCTTTGGTAATCAGGCTTATACCCACATCCAAAATGATCTATATGGGCAGGTCTTGGTTTCACTTCTTCCCTTGTATTCAGATCAGCGATTTACGGAAGAAGAGCGAAGTAGCTCCAGACCCATGATTATGAACCTGCTCAATAAAATTGAAGCCACTATGAATGAAAAAGATGCAGGACTCTGGGAGTTTAGAAACCTCGCTCAGGAGCACTGTTATACTTTTCTGTTTCACTGGGCAGGAGCCTGTGCTGCCGCAAAAATAGGTATACGGCTAAAGGATGATGATATGTATCAAAAGGCCATCATGCTCCGGGATTTGGCAGTAGATAAAATAGAGCAATGCTACCTGCCTGAGCGAAAAGCCTACGGTCAGGCTTTGGGTTCTACCTACATGGATGCTTCCACACTTCAATTGATTACCATGGGGTATTTTGGTGACGACTTGGAACGTGCAAATGATCACCTGAAAGCCCTGGAGGATGAATTGCTGGCAAAGGACTTCCTGTTCTATCGTTATAAGCACATGGATGATTTTGGTGTGCCAGAGACTACATTTCTCATTTGCGCATTCTGGTACATCGAAGCGCTAGCCTGTGTGGGACGACTGGATGAGGCTGTGGAGGGTTTTGAGACCCTGGTCAAATACTGTAATCACCTCAATCTTTTCTCAGAAGATGTGGATCAGAAGACTGGTTCTCAATGGGGCAATTTTCCACAGGCATATTCGCATGTGGGCTTGATGAATGCCGCTTTCCGGATAGGTAAAAAGCTGGATAGGCCTAATTTCTTGTAATAAATTCCCCTCAGAGTTCCGCAGATAAATAGCCCAGATTTTCGGGGATTTAGATTCTCCACATATTGTCCTGCTTTTTCGGAAGCAGGACTTTTTTTAACCTTTGAGGTGTAATCCCGAATGTCGCCAAACTTCGGGATCTCCTCGAAGGTTTTTTTGCAAAATACATTTTTAAAACCTTCGAGGTTCAAAAAAACCTCAAAGGTTATTATCCACTTCCAGAACTTTTCTATAGCTGGTTTTCAGGCTTAGTACAATACTTGTAGTTTCGATTTCTCATTAACTGTACCGCTCATGAGTTTTACTAGAATTACTTCCGCTTTACTATCCCTCTGTATTTCGCTCGCTTTTGTTTCTTGCTCCAAAGACATTTACAAAGCCAACAACAAAGCCCATAAAAAAGCGGTCAAAGAAGCCACAGCTTTCATCCAAGAAATCCCAAAAACAAAGGCAGAACTGGATTACGATACGCTCAGCATCACTGATGAATGGGTGGGGACCACGAACTTCAGCATCAGAAAGCCCAATTTTGTCATCATCCACCATACCGCTCAGGATTCCCTGGCTCAGACCATTAGCACTTTTACTATGCCCAGAACTCAGGTGAGTTCGCACTATGTAGTGGGCAGAGGCGGGGAGATCGTCCAGATGTTGAATGATTACCTGCGCTCCTGGCATGCAGGTAGGGGGAAATGGGGGAATGATACCGACCTCAACTCTTCATCCATAGGTATTGAGCTGGACAACAATGGCAATGAGCCCTTCACAGCGGCTCAGATAGAGAGTTTGTTGGTGCTTCTCAAGCGGCTCAAGTGGAAGTTTAACATACCGGCCGCAAACTTTATCGGGCATTCGGATATCGCTCCGACCAGGAAAGTAGACCCCAGTAGCTATTTCCCTTGGAAAAAGCTTGCCGAAGAGGGATTTGGGCTTTGGTATGATGAGGATAAAGTAAATGAAGCTCTGATGAGTGATGGGAGTACTACTTCAGTTGCTTTGGAGAGCTCGGATTCCTTGCCCCAAGATTCCTTTGACCCTATAATTGCCCTTCGGGTCATAGGTTATGATGTAAGTGATCCTAAAGCTGCCATTAGGGCTTTTAAGATTCATTTTATCCAAAATGATACGGAATCAGAACTGAATAAATACGATCTGGCTGTACTGAAAAATCTCTTTTTGAAATACCTCTAAGCGTGAAGTGGATTTTTGTGGTAATGAGTATTGCCTAAAGTTCGCCTCTTTGATAGCGGAATTCCTCGGCATGCTGATTTTCCTCATCGTTGAGCGTAAGCTGAATGACCAGCTCATCGGATCTACGCATCATGGTCAGTCCGTCAAAGTAAACTACATTTTCGCCCATTTCAATCAATTGGAAAACCGTCCATTCTTCCTTTTCCTCCCAAGGTTTAAGATCTGCTCCAAAGTGCTTCAGCTTCAGGTATAAGGTTTCACCTTCCTGAATGAGGTGCATAAATTCTGAAAACACCAGCTTCCCATCATTCCAAAATCTAAAGGTTCCGATCATGTGCCCGTCCAATGCCGGCATCCAGACTTCCTCACATTGGCCTCCGAGTCCCGGACCTGTCCAGTAGCCTTGAATCCAGCCCAAGTCGGAAACATTGCCCTTTCCGGGGGCTTGTCCTTCTACTAGGTGTTTGACTTGAGGAAAAGCTGTGAAGCTAATAAGAATCAGGAGGGTAGCAAGTATAGTGGTTTTCATCAGGGAGGAATTTTTTCTTCCTAATAATAGGTAAAAATAAAAGAAAATCATTCGGGAGCTGACCTCCAAACCGCGGATGAAAGCAATTTCGCCCTTGAATGCCATTTTTGTTAATCTGCAACTCTTTTGGGAGTAGATCAACCGGAATAAAAGTCTTTCCGAAATACCTCCAATACTTATTGATCGTGACGCTTTGGGATGTCTGGGTTTACAAAAGTAAATCCCCTGGCTTCTTCCCCATCAAAAAAGTCAATGACCATTCCCATCAGAAACATAAAATGTTTTTTCTCAATCAGCACGGGTATTCCTGCGATTTCTACCTGCTGATCATCTTCTTTGGGCTTGTCAAAACCCAGAGCATATGCCATTCCGCCACATCCCCCACCTTTCACACCTACCCGTAGGAAGTAGTCCTCCGGAATATTTTTGGTGGTCATTATGTTTTTGATCTCGGCTTCAGCCTTTTCGGTGATCTTCACTGGGATTATCATGTCAGGGAAATGATTTTGGCAGGGAATTGGTTCGCTTGCCTGCAAATTTACATGCCCTTTGATTTTGTCACAGGGATTATTTGTGCAAATTCAAGCTTTAATCTCCAAATATGGACTACGTTGTCGATTTATTGAAAATTCTACTGCCTGCAGGTATTGTATTGTATGGCATGTATCTGGTGGTGGTTTCTTTTCTTGCTAAGGAAAGAGAAAAAATGCTGGTGGAGTTGAAAACCAAAAACACGGAGCAAATTCTTCCGATCAGGCTTCAGGCAGCTGAACGCCTGGCTTTGTTTCTGGAAAGGATCACCCCGAATAATCTGGTTCGCCGCTCCAACCCTGGCGGGCTCTCTGCGGGGGAATTGCACACCATCCTACTGGCAGAGGTGCGAGAGGAGTTTAACCATAACTTTTCCCAGCAGGTCTATTTTTCGGAAGAAACCTGGGAGGCTGTCAAGCGGGCTGTGGAAGAAGTGAATACCATTTTGAACCAAAGTCGCCAAAGACTGCATGAAGAGGCTACCGGTATAGATATGGCCAAAGCGATTTTTGCGCAGGCACTGGAGCAAAAAAACGATGCCGTGGCATATGCGTTGAAGCAAGTGAAGTCCGAAGTGAATATTTATTTCTAAGCCATGAGCCTGAAGGATAAAGCAAATGAAACCCTAGCCCGAGCCAAAGTACTTTTTGGGAAGCAAGCAGAAAATCTAGCCGAACAGGAAGAAAAGGTGAAAGAGCTTGTGGCCGGTGTGAAAAACAGACTGGTGGAGGCAGGGGATAACTCCCGGGTCAAGAAACTGGTAGAACCTATCACGGTTTTTATCCGGATGATCAAAGCCCATTTCAACGGAACGCATAAGCTTTCAATGAGTACTTTGGGACTGCTCCTGCTGGGTTTGGTGTACTTTGTTTCGCCTATTGATATGATCCCGGACTTTCTGGGAGTGTTTGGATTTGCTGACGACCTTTCTGTAATTTTGGCTATTTATGCCAAGCTCAAGGACGAAGTCAGCGATTTTTTGGACTGGGAGAGAACTCAAGGATAGCACCACCTGTTAGCCACCAAAATCCATTATTATGCTAGACCAACAAGTGCAACTGATTACCCCGGAATTGATAGCTTCAGCTATGAACTATTCCGAG
This genomic window from Algoriphagus sp. TR-M9 contains:
- a CDS encoding anti-sigma factor, giving the protein MEMNDNPSGERKMQCSDENRCFELLESILDGELQDSGKEVLKEKLAKCQPCFEHYHLEQAIRDVLKTKCTKHAVPTELADKIRQQIQEIK
- a CDS encoding glycoside hydrolase family 15 protein, producing MQKHTYGSGVIGNCAYIAHVELDTNISWLCLPRFDSDFIFGGMLDREKGGEFTIHPESGDLNTSQEYLENTNVLKTTVTSGEDKYAVTDFAPRFKNFDRYYKPLMLIRKIEALEGSPKILIKCQPSAEHGARLLKSSMGSNHIRFMDTDQELRLSTNAPLSYIMDGKAFALNKPIYLVLTYGRPLEAPIETTCERFLQATTTYWQEWVKSTSISNFHQKLVLRSALILKIHQYEDTGAIIAASTTSLPESPNSTRNWDYRYCWIRDSYYTLTCFNSLGHFEELEKYFEFIHNLRPGEDGRYQPLYSITGDSLLTEEISDLDGYLGNKPVRFGNQAYTHIQNDLYGQVLVSLLPLYSDQRFTEEERSSSRPMIMNLLNKIEATMNEKDAGLWEFRNLAQEHCYTFLFHWAGACAAAKIGIRLKDDDMYQKAIMLRDLAVDKIEQCYLPERKAYGQALGSTYMDASTLQLITMGYFGDDLERANDHLKALEDELLAKDFLFYRYKHMDDFGVPETTFLICAFWYIEALACVGRLDEAVEGFETLVKYCNHLNLFSEDVDQKTGSQWGNFPQAYSHVGLMNAAFRIGKKLDRPNFL
- a CDS encoding lysophospholipid acyltransferase family protein, whose translation is MFFFRMLSRLPLPVLYLFSDLLYLIARYVISYRKKVIDENLKFAFPEKSAEERKKIRNKFYRNFTDAFFAETIKMLTISEEELRRRFQVVNQEIVDAPVKAGTSSLMMAGHIFNWEMAILGVALHTEVDAETVYLKLNNDFFDQLMLKIRTHFGGIMTEKKAFRRSMITMRSQPRIVHLAADQRPPVSDSRYTREFMNRPALFFEGGEVLAKKMKLPVFFGTITKVKRGHYRFEFEKLAEPPYTEHAAHSITDEFCRRLEENIRNQPDLYLWSHKRWKI
- a CDS encoding TolB-like 6-bladed beta-propeller domain-containing protein translates to MNFFKSLLSLFLLSSSFACSSNEDFRTDVYFTEEDLPNPIQLQGKKYNIPEIINPRGLMLKDQYAVVFERKSIESNKIHVIDLKTGKYLRSKGKDGMGPGEVTVITQIEDVGEEGMVWTYDPEMRIFSKFDLSDSSLLAVDQIKSPETSYFLTSTTWTGTKSILGNSVDGWTKYLHLNIDGDTLALFGSWQDMIANRELPRGIKPDELDANFVSSLFQGVLKTSKDGKKAVMAGISIDYIDVVDLNDNSILTIYGPSQEIQDFRIGHWDGFQVPDLASNSTERYLDVYPGEKSFFALFFGKPYRELGSPESLNRVFEFDYNGNILNQYQLDYPVYGIAVDEENKAIYSVTVDREPNLVRFDY
- a CDS encoding DUF3192 domain-containing protein — encoded protein: MKFWKKVSIIFGSFLILVCFFLSKDIFTKVKNKSNFKLVENGMSKQQVLNVMGEPDFKYLNLKSDSVYYYDAPPLSSEGFEVSFNTHDQASKIK
- a CDS encoding N-acetylmuramoyl-L-alanine amidase, with amino-acid sequence MSFTRITSALLSLCISLAFVSCSKDIYKANNKAHKKAVKEATAFIQEIPKTKAELDYDTLSITDEWVGTTNFSIRKPNFVIIHHTAQDSLAQTISTFTMPRTQVSSHYVVGRGGEIVQMLNDYLRSWHAGRGKWGNDTDLNSSSIGIELDNNGNEPFTAAQIESLLVLLKRLKWKFNIPAANFIGHSDIAPTRKVDPSSYFPWKKLAEEGFGLWYDEDKVNEALMSDGSTTSVALESSDSLPQDSFDPIIALRVIGYDVSDPKAAIRAFKIHFIQNDTESELNKYDLAVLKNLFLKYL
- the gmk gene encoding guanylate kinase yields the protein MTQGKAIIFSAPSGSGKTSLVKHLIQNIPNLGFSISACTRDKRGRHEVHGKDYYFLTQEQFKKHIDNDDFIEWEEVYAGNFYGTLKEEIQRIWDSGKAVIFDVDVKGGLALKKYFGEQALAIFVKVPSLEVLKTRLNDRGTETEESLSRRIFKAEFEAKFEPQFDVTVVNDEFAKSSAEAEYLVREFIAR
- a CDS encoding sigma-70 family RNA polymerase sigma factor translates to MSEVQRRKYSQEEKNAIFDGEFMPHIDSMYNFGYRLTFDEDDAKDLVQDTYLKAYRFINSFEQGTNAKAWLFRILKNSFINEYRKKSKQPAKVDYQEVETYYNSDDVHYQSTSDLRAESVKDMLGDEISNALNSLAVDFRTVIILCDLEGFTYEEMAKILDIPIGTVRSRLHRARNLLKEKLQGYAQNMGYNTDEEE
- the nadD gene encoding nicotinate (nicotinamide) nucleotide adenylyltransferase, encoding MKVGLYFGSFNPIHIGHLIIADTLHDRTDLDEVWFVVSPQNPLKKRQSLIHEFDRLRMVELAIEDNFHFRACDVEFAMPKPSYTIDTLAYLTDQYPQHQFCLFLGSDNLSQLKRWKNYQTILDDYEIFVYPRPGEAKTFEHPNIKLIDAPLLDISATFIRKSILAGKSVKYLLPEGVSDYIRDKKLYL